A stretch of the Rhinoderma darwinii isolate aRhiDar2 chromosome 3, aRhiDar2.hap1, whole genome shotgun sequence genome encodes the following:
- the LOC142750272 gene encoding extracellular calcium-sensing receptor-like produces MFYWVEYSPCISVQGHNRRISPSRRDLIPASVEEVNRIPGVLPNLTLGAAVMDSCSESKGALGGASWLLSGGPGRPLNYQCLGPPSRLAAILGDAGGEASESVANILGLYNYPQISYFTPPAKLSNRFFFPSTLSVAPTRSSQAKGIARLLQEFAWSWVGILSQESSSSPLVQTFLEEMVASRACLAFWENLPSETSQKDVSRVTAVIRQSTANVVVVFSLEAYLNPVLLELANNGDTRDRIWLTTDAWSTSPRLVSSQLSIFLRGTLGLVLRNGAAPGFREFVFGLHPSQYNIHPFFKAFWEEAFSCQWVIEIKNASQSQPTAVNSSFSVPSSVSSISTSTFLSAPSPSQSSTKSLCTGLEDPASLHIFSDIGDLRVTYNVYKAVIMVAKTLKDMAACRIIERTLDGSHCIEMHNFKPWQFFYYLRRVRLKGNIEDDLYFDSLGNAPANYDIINWQEKLPGGANWMRVGSYESGALLGQDLFINLSAIQWGGQLDQIPISVCSKKCPPGFWKAPHIGQPHCCFDCFRCAVGEISNKTNAIDCFLCPDEEWPNSAHDQCLPREVELLSLSEPLGMSLGSTSIFGSFLPALVLFLFIKNRETPLVRANNCTLSFILLVALTFSFLCPLLLLAPPGNQTCLIRLATFGVLFTLCISCLLAKTIIVVLAFRANQPGGCLKVPKGSRWPIFFAILCTSVQFALCCCWFSVDPPFSEHDVKTQFGKIVIRCNYGLAFWFMLGYLGLLSTICLAVAFLARKLPGTFNETTHITFSMLVFLIVWISFVPAYLSTVGKLAVATEIFAILSSSAGLFFCIFTPKVYIILVKPQLNTRAMVSCKQKIQTTINQSIQPTYKRRCPGGH; encoded by the exons ATGTTCTACTGGGTGGAATATTCCCCCTGCATCTCAGTCCAGGGACACAACCGGAGAATTTCACCAAGCCGCCGAGATCTTATTCCTGCCAGCG TGGAGGAAGTGAACCGAATTCCTGGGGTGTTGCCAAATTTGACACTGGGGGCAGCAGTAATGGACTCATGCAGTGAGTCAAAAGGAGCGCTCGGGGGAGCATCATGGCTCCTTTCTGGAGGTCCTGGAAGACCACTGAATTATCAATGTCTAGGTCCACCATCACGATTGGCCGCGATACTCGGAGATGCAGGTGGAGAAGCATCTGAGAGTGTAGCAAATATTTTGGGACTCTACAACTACCCACAG ATCAGTTATTTCACACCTCCTGCCAAGCTCAGTAATAGGTTCTTCTTCCCTTCAACTCTCAGTGTTGCCCCTACACGGTCTTCACAGGCAAAAGGTATTGCTAGACTTCTTCAAGAGTTTGCCTGGTCTTGGGTGGGCATCCTGTCCCAAGAAAGTAGTTCCTCTCCATTGGTTCAAACTTTTCTCGAAGAAATGGTGGCATCAAGAGCCTGCCTAGCTTTCTGGGAGAATCTTCCTTCTGAAACCTCCCAAAAAGATGTGAGCCGAGTAACAGCAGTTATCAGACAGTCAACAGCCAATGTGGTAGTGGTCTTCTCACTCGAAGCCTATCTAAACCCTGTTTTGTTGGAGCTTGCCAATAATGGGGATACTAGAGATAGAATCTGGCTAACCACTGATGCATGGTCTACATCCCCAAGACTAGTAAGTTCCCAGCTTTCAATATTCCTAAGAGGGACTCTTGGACTTGTTCTTCGTAATGGGGCTGCTCCTGGCTTCAGGGAGTTTGTTTTCGGCTTACAtccaagtcaatataatattcatCCATTTTTTAAGGCATTCTGGGAGGAAGCATTCAGTTGTCAATGGGTGATAGAAATAAAAAATGCATCACAATCTCAACCTACAGCTGTCAATTCATCCTTCTCTGTCCCTTCTTCAGTCAGTAGCATATCTACTTCCACTTTCCTATCAGCTCCTTCACCATCTCAATCTTCAACAAAGTCTTTATGTACAGGACTGGAAGACCCTGCTTCTCTACATATATTTTCAGACATAGGGGATCTTCGAGTTACATACAATGTCTATAAGGCTGTGATTATGGTAGCCAAAACCCTTAAAGATATGGCGGCATGTAGAATAATCGAAAGAACCTTGGATGGAAGCCATTGCATAGAAATGCACAATTTTAAACCTTGGCAG TTTTTCTACTATCTTCGGAGAGTGAGGCTCAAAGGAAATATTGAGGATGACTTATATTTTGACTCCCTTGGAAATGCACCTGCTAATTATGACATAATAAACTGGCAAGAGAAACTACCAGGAGGTGCAAACTGGATGAGAGTAGGAAGCTACGAAAGTGGTGCTCTGTTAGGACAAGACCTGTTTATCAACCTTAgtgcaattcaatggggaggaCAGTTAGACCAG ATACCCATTTCTGTATGTTCCAAGAAATGTCCTCCAGGATTTTGGAAGGCCCCACATATTGGCCAACCCCACTGCTGCTTTGATTGCTTTCGATGCGCAGTTGGAGAAATTTCCAACAAAACCA atgCTATAGATTGTTTCCTATGCCCAGATGAAGAGTGGCCAAATTCTGCGCATGATCAATGTCTTCCCCGTGAGGTGGAATTGCTGTCCTTGTCTGAACCTCTAGGAATGTCTCTTGGAAGCACATCCATCTTTGGCTCCTTTTTGCCAGCCCTTGTACTTTTTCTTTTCATCAAGAACAGAGAGACTCCTTTGGTCCGTGCTAATAATTGCACTCTTAGTTTCATCCTGCTTGTTGCCCTCACTTTCTCTTTTCTTTGCCCACTCCTTCTTCTTGCTCCACCAGGAAACCAAACCTGCCTTATTCGACTTGCTACCTTTGGTGTCCTTTTTACCTTATGTATATCCTGCCTTTTAGCCAAAACTATTATTGTTGTCTTAGCCTTCCGGGCCAACCAGCCAGGTGGTTGCCTTAAAGTACCTAAGGGATCACGGTGGCCTATCTTCTTTGCCATCTTATGTACTTCTGTTCAGTTTGCCCTTTGTTGCTGCTGGTTCTCAGTGGACCCACCATTTTCAGAACATGATGTCAAGACTCAGTTTGGAAAAATTGTTATCCGATGCAACTATGGTCTTGCTTTCTGGTTTATGCTAGGTTACCTTGGTCTTCTGTCTACCATCTGTTTAGCGGTTGCATTCTTGGCCAGAAAACTACCCGGCACTTTTAATGAGACTACTCATATAACGTTCAGCATGTTGGTGTTCCTCATTGTTTGGATAAGTTTTGTCCCAGCTTACCTTAGCACAGTGGGAAAATTGGCAGTAGCAacagaaatttttgcaattttgtcCTCCAGTGCTGGCCTTTTTTTCTGCATCTTCACACCCAAAGTCTACATCATCCTCGTGAAGCCTCAACTCAACACCCGAGCAATGGTTTCTTGTAAGCAAAAAATACAAACCACTATCAACCAAAGCATTCAGCCGACATATAAACGAAGATGTCCTGGAGGACACTAA
- the LOC142750273 gene encoding 1-phosphatidylinositol phosphodiesterase-like, with the protein MSYLPDYLPLSVLAIPGTHDTMSFFGGPLAECQSWSLENQYNSGVRFLDIRCRHYQDRLPIFHGVSYQRTDFFQVLSDTVNFLTEHPSETILMRVKEEYEPYQNTKSFYQSVAEVVNQIGEHWFLRSDSLPTLGEARGKVVILQDFSTKGEGPAFGPPYPGPMSISDAYQVSDDSVKWAEVERHLTVAQNGEPERAYLTYCSGTHWLLYTPESLARKINPRVLDYLNLKMSFGNRKRSVGVVIMDFPGADLVRQIVLDNWV; encoded by the coding sequence ATGTCCTATCTACCCGACTACCTGCCACTCTCGGTCTTAGCCATACCAGGAACCCATGACACAATGTCTTTTTTTGGAGGTCCTCTTGCTGAATGTCAAAGCTGGAGTCTAGAAAACCAATACAATTCTGGAGTTAGATTCTTGGACATCCGATGCCGTCATTATCAAGATCGGTTGCCTATTTTCCACGGCGTGTCCTACCAGCGTACTGATTTCTTCCAGGTTCTCAGCGATACTGTGAACTTTCTAACAGAGCACCCAAGTGAGACCATTTTAATGAGAGTGAAGGAAGAGTATGAACCGTATCAGAACACCAAGAGCTTTTACCAGAGCGTGGCCGAGGTTGTTAATCAGATTGGAGAGCACTGGTTCCTACGGTCAGACAGTCTTCCAACTTTAGGAGAAGCCAGGGGAAAAGTAGTAATCCTACAAGACTTCTCAACTAAAGGTGAAGGGCCAGCTTTTGGTCCCCCATATCCTGGACCCATGAGTATTTCAGATGCTTATCAAGTCAGTGATGACTCGGTGAAATGGGCTGAAGTTGAGAGGCACCTAACAGTTGCTCAAAATGGAGAACCCGAAAGAGCTTATCTGACATACTGCTCAGGAACCCACTGGCTTCTCTACACACCAGAATCTTTGGCTCGTAAGATCAACCCAAGAGTACTTGACTATCTTAACCTTAAAATGTCATTTGGAAATAGAAAGAGATCGGTTGGTGTGGTAATTATGGACTTTCCGGGGGCTGACCTGGTGAGACAAATTGTTCTTGATAATTGGGTGTGA